Proteins encoded together in one Caldicellulosiruptor saccharolyticus DSM 8903 window:
- a CDS encoding UDP-N-acetylglucosamine 1-carboxyvinyltransferase, translating to MKPDHEKLIIEGGNPLFGEVPINGAKNAAVAVIPAALMVEGESIIENLPLIEDVFAMDDILLRLGAKIEYDNHSLKIDASNLQSYIAPYESVRKIRASYYLIGALLTRFGKAEVAMPGGCNFGARPIDQHIKGFRALGADVKIENGMIKAYAEELVGTKIYLDVVSVGATINLMLAAVKAKGTTIIENAAKEPHVVDVANFLNAMGAKIKGAGTDVIRIEGVKELHPTRYAIIPDQIEAGTYMIAACATKGHVRVKSIIPKHLESLTAKLLEMGAEVNVYEDSIEVRCKERLRASSIKTMPYPGFPTDLQPQMTVLLSLCSGTSVVTEGVWENRYQYVDELKKMGANIKVEGRVAIVEGVESLQGAEVSAVDLRAGAALIVAGLAAKGRTVIYNTKNVDRGYENIDYKLKLLGARVSRV from the coding sequence TTGAAACCAGATCATGAAAAACTAATCATTGAAGGTGGAAATCCCCTTTTTGGAGAGGTTCCAATAAATGGTGCAAAAAATGCGGCAGTTGCTGTGATTCCTGCTGCCCTGATGGTAGAGGGAGAGAGTATAATTGAAAATCTCCCGCTGATTGAAGATGTGTTTGCTATGGATGACATCTTACTTAGACTTGGAGCAAAGATTGAGTATGACAATCATTCATTGAAAATAGATGCAAGCAATTTACAAAGTTATATAGCCCCATATGAAAGTGTTCGTAAAATAAGAGCTTCGTACTACTTGATTGGAGCGCTTCTTACCCGTTTTGGCAAAGCAGAGGTTGCAATGCCGGGCGGGTGCAATTTTGGTGCCCGTCCAATTGATCAGCATATAAAAGGTTTTAGAGCGCTTGGTGCTGATGTTAAAATTGAAAATGGTATGATAAAGGCATATGCAGAAGAACTTGTTGGAACTAAAATCTATTTAGATGTTGTGTCTGTTGGTGCCACAATTAATCTCATGCTTGCAGCTGTCAAGGCAAAAGGCACAACAATAATAGAAAATGCAGCAAAAGAGCCTCATGTTGTTGATGTTGCCAATTTCCTGAATGCTATGGGTGCAAAGATTAAAGGAGCAGGGACTGATGTCATTAGAATTGAAGGTGTGAAAGAGCTGCACCCTACAAGGTACGCAATCATTCCCGATCAGATAGAAGCTGGTACATATATGATAGCTGCATGTGCAACAAAGGGACACGTTAGAGTAAAAAGCATAATCCCAAAACATTTAGAATCCCTGACTGCAAAGCTGCTTGAAATGGGTGCTGAGGTAAATGTATATGAAGACAGTATTGAAGTTAGGTGTAAAGAAAGGTTAAGAGCATCAAGTATAAAAACAATGCCATACCCTGGGTTTCCAACTGACCTTCAACCTCAGATGACAGTGCTTTTGAGCCTTTGCAGTGGAACAAGTGTTGTCACAGAAGGTGTGTGGGAAAACAGGTATCAGTATGTAGATGAGCTGAAAAAGATGGGGGCAAATATCAAAGTGGAAGGAAGAGTGGCGATTGTTGAAGGTGTTGAGAGTTTACAGGGAGCAGAGGTTTCAGCGGTTGACCTTCGAGCTGGTGCTGCTTTGATTGTCGCGGGGCTTGCCGCAAAAGGAAGGACAGTGATATACAATACAAAAAATGTTGACAGGGGGTATGAGAATATAGATTATAAACTCAAACTTTTAGGGGCAAGAGTCTCAAGAGTTTAA
- a CDS encoding MBL fold metallo-hydrolase translates to MSYEIVFCPLYSGSSGNVILISYKDTTILVDAGVSFRKLTCALNKIGFNKQIDAILLSHDHSDHVKCAGVYFRKLNVPIITNYKTWEAVKNSLGKVDERNVHLIETGTSFSVGSIGIDTFSIPHDAKDPMGFCFYLGRKKISISTDLGHVNENVAQKIDFSDIILLEANHDIEMLLTGPYPYYLKQRIKSDIGHLSNEQAAQMILKLNLERTKRIYLGHLSEENNHPDVALMTVKSILKEKGVFESFDFSLDVAQRYQPSLCSVL, encoded by the coding sequence ATGTCTTATGAAATAGTCTTTTGTCCACTTTATAGTGGCAGCAGTGGCAATGTAATCTTAATTTCATACAAAGATACCACAATCTTGGTGGATGCGGGTGTGAGTTTTAGAAAGCTAACATGCGCTTTGAATAAAATTGGCTTTAACAAGCAAATTGATGCCATTTTACTATCCCACGACCATTCTGACCATGTTAAATGTGCAGGAGTGTATTTTAGAAAACTGAATGTGCCAATTATAACAAACTACAAAACCTGGGAAGCAGTAAAAAATTCACTTGGCAAGGTTGACGAAAGAAATGTACATTTGATTGAGACAGGTACAAGCTTTTCAGTTGGAAGCATTGGCATTGACACATTTTCAATTCCACACGATGCAAAAGACCCGATGGGCTTTTGCTTCTATCTTGGTAGAAAGAAGATTTCAATATCAACCGATTTGGGACACGTAAATGAAAATGTTGCCCAAAAGATTGATTTTTCTGATATTATCCTGCTTGAGGCAAACCACGATATTGAGATGCTATTGACTGGTCCTTACCCTTATTACTTAAAACAGAGGATAAAAAGCGATATTGGACATTTGTCAAATGAGCAGGCAGCACAGATGATTTTAAAACTAAATCTTGAGAGGACAAAGAGGATTTACTTGGGGCACCTGAGTGAGGAGAACAATCACCCTGATGTTGCTCTGATGACTGTAAAATCCATCTTAAAAGAAAAGGGTGTGTTTGAAAGCTTTGATTTTAGCTTAGATGTAGCACAAAGATATCAACCATCTTTGTGCTCTGTATTATAA
- the rpiB gene encoding ribose 5-phosphate isomerase B, with protein sequence MKLAIGADHAGFRLKEAVKKHLDKRGIEYKDFGTYSEESCDYPDIARDVAIAVKNGEFDFGILICGTGIGISIAANKIKGIRAALCHDTFSAKAARAHNNANILAMGARVIGEGLACEIVDSFLSAQFEGGRHQRRVDKIHEIENMQD encoded by the coding sequence TTGAAATTAGCAATAGGTGCTGACCATGCAGGTTTTAGATTAAAAGAGGCTGTAAAAAAACATCTTGACAAAAGAGGAATTGAGTACAAAGACTTTGGCACGTATTCAGAGGAGTCTTGTGATTATCCAGACATTGCAAGGGATGTGGCAATTGCAGTGAAAAACGGTGAGTTTGACTTTGGGATTTTAATCTGTGGCACAGGAATAGGTATTTCTATTGCTGCAAATAAAATAAAAGGTATCAGAGCAGCCCTTTGCCATGATACATTTTCAGCAAAGGCAGCCCGCGCGCATAACAACGCAAACATCCTTGCAATGGGTGCAAGGGTTATTGGAGAAGGACTTGCATGCGAAATCGTAGATAGTTTTCTGTCAGCCCAATTTGAAGGTGGAAGGCACCAAAGAAGAGTGGACAAGATACATGAGATTGAAAATATGCAGGATTAA
- the upp gene encoding uracil phosphoribosyltransferase: MIEYKKNVYVFDHPLIQHKLTLIRDKNTGSKEFRELVEEIAMLMAYEVTRNLPLKEVEIETPVGVAKCKVISGRKLAIVPILRAGLGMVDGLLKLIPAAKVGHIGLYRDPQTLKPVEYYCKLPQDVHERDIIVLDPMLATGGSASAAFDYIKRYNPQSLKLMCLIAAPEGIERLTTDHPEVEVYCAAVDEKLNDHGYIVPGLGDAGDRLFGTK, encoded by the coding sequence ATGATTGAGTACAAGAAAAATGTATATGTGTTTGACCATCCATTGATTCAGCACAAACTTACACTGATTCGTGACAAAAACACAGGTAGCAAGGAGTTCAGAGAGCTTGTTGAAGAGATAGCGATGCTAATGGCGTATGAAGTGACAAGGAATCTGCCACTAAAAGAGGTTGAGATTGAAACACCTGTTGGAGTTGCTAAATGCAAGGTAATCTCAGGAAGAAAGCTTGCAATTGTTCCAATTTTGAGAGCTGGGCTTGGCATGGTTGACGGGCTTTTGAAACTCATTCCTGCAGCAAAAGTGGGTCACATTGGTCTTTACAGAGACCCACAGACTCTAAAACCTGTCGAGTATTATTGCAAGCTTCCTCAAGATGTGCATGAAAGAGACATAATTGTGCTTGATCCAATGCTGGCAACAGGAGGGTCTGCGTCTGCTGCGTTTGACTACATCAAAAGGTACAATCCACAGAGCCTGAAACTTATGTGCCTGATTGCAGCACCAGAGGGGATTGAAAGGTTGACAACTGACCATCCCGAGGTTGAAGTGTACTGTGCAGCAGTTGATGAGAAGCTAAACGACCATGGATATATTGTACCAGGGCTTGGAGATGCAGGGGATAGGCTCTTTGGTACAAAGTAA
- a CDS encoding deoxycytidylate deaminase: MRPTWDEYFMQIVDIVKERSTCLRRKVGALIVKDKRILATGYNGAPSNLPHCEEVGCLREKLNVPSGQRHELCRGLHAEQNAIIQAAKMGVNIDGSVIYTTTYPCVICAKMIVNAGIKKVIYKGSYPDEMSQKIFEEAGIEVVKFEENEKR; encoded by the coding sequence ATGAGACCTACCTGGGATGAGTACTTTATGCAGATTGTTGATATTGTGAAGGAAAGGTCAACGTGTTTGAGACGAAAAGTTGGAGCACTAATTGTTAAGGACAAGAGGATTTTAGCAACAGGCTACAACGGTGCACCAAGTAACCTGCCTCATTGTGAAGAAGTAGGTTGCTTAAGAGAAAAGCTTAATGTCCCATCAGGGCAGAGACATGAACTTTGCAGAGGACTTCATGCTGAACAAAATGCAATAATCCAGGCAGCTAAAATGGGCGTAAATATCGACGGCAGCGTTATTTACACAACAACCTATCCATGTGTGATTTGTGCTAAAATGATAGTGAATGCTGGAATTAAAAAGGTGATTTACAAAGGCTCATATCCAGATGAAATGAGCCAAAAGATATTTGAAGAAGCTGGTATAGAAGTTGTAAAATTTGAGGAAAATGAAAAAAGGTGA
- the glmU gene encoding bifunctional UDP-N-acetylglucosamine diphosphorylase/glucosamine-1-phosphate N-acetyltransferase GlmU: protein MSKKSTFIILAAGEGKRMKSKYSKVVQKIMGKPMILYIIDEIEKNFEDGRIVVVVGNKKEDVYKVLEGRNVRFAYQEKQLGTAHAVMCAMSEISDDSEDVFVLYGDVPFIKADTLKKLSQKRKEEAAALCLLTAIFENPYGYGRIIADENGNVLKIVEERDATEEQRKIKKINPGFYCFEKQELVNVLSKIDNKNSQNEYYLTDAIEILNRSGKKVVKVTVEDNFEVMGINSRYELFVAEQELKLRINKEHLSKGVQIIDIYSTYIHPDAQIGKDTVIYPGTFILGKTSIGEDCVIGPQSYIVDSKIGNNCHILFSVIENSEIKDNVKIGPYAHLRPNSLLEEGVKIGNFVEIKNSKLGKNTKSAHLTYIGDADIGENVNLGCGTIFVNYDGYKKHRTVVENNAFIGCNSNLIAPVKIGENAYVAAGSTITEDVPANALAIARERQTNKEGWVLRRKQMYENR, encoded by the coding sequence ATGAGCAAGAAAAGTACGTTTATAATTTTAGCTGCTGGCGAAGGAAAGAGAATGAAATCTAAATATTCCAAGGTTGTCCAAAAGATTATGGGAAAGCCTATGATACTTTATATAATAGACGAGATTGAGAAAAACTTTGAAGACGGTAGGATTGTAGTTGTTGTAGGAAACAAAAAAGAGGATGTCTACAAAGTTTTAGAAGGAAGGAATGTAAGATTTGCATACCAAGAAAAACAGCTTGGCACAGCACATGCTGTTATGTGTGCAATGAGCGAAATTTCAGATGATTCAGAGGATGTTTTTGTACTGTACGGTGATGTACCTTTTATAAAGGCTGATACTTTAAAAAAGCTTTCTCAAAAGAGAAAAGAAGAAGCTGCAGCACTTTGTCTTCTGACAGCTATTTTTGAAAATCCATACGGTTATGGTAGGATAATTGCAGATGAAAATGGCAATGTATTAAAGATTGTTGAGGAGAGGGACGCAACTGAAGAACAAAGAAAAATAAAAAAGATAAACCCTGGCTTTTATTGCTTTGAGAAACAAGAGCTTGTAAATGTTTTGAGCAAGATTGACAATAAAAATAGCCAGAATGAGTATTATCTAACAGATGCCATTGAGATACTAAACAGAAGTGGCAAAAAGGTTGTAAAAGTAACTGTAGAAGACAATTTTGAGGTTATGGGAATTAACTCAAGGTATGAGCTTTTTGTTGCTGAGCAGGAATTAAAACTTAGGATAAATAAAGAACATCTTTCAAAAGGTGTGCAAATAATAGACATATACAGTACCTATATTCATCCAGATGCCCAAATTGGAAAGGATACAGTAATTTATCCGGGTACATTTATCCTTGGCAAAACTTCAATTGGGGAGGACTGTGTAATTGGTCCACAGTCTTACATTGTAGACTCAAAAATAGGAAATAACTGTCATATCCTGTTTTCTGTGATAGAAAATTCTGAAATAAAGGATAATGTCAAGATAGGACCATATGCGCACCTGAGACCAAATAGCCTCTTAGAAGAAGGAGTAAAAATTGGAAACTTTGTTGAAATAAAAAATTCCAAGCTTGGAAAGAACACGAAGTCTGCTCATCTTACATATATTGGAGATGCTGATATTGGTGAGAATGTAAACTTAGGGTGTGGAACAATATTTGTAAACTATGATGGATATAAAAAACACAGAACAGTTGTGGAGAACAATGCCTTTATAGGCTGCAATTCAAATCTCATTGCGCCAGTTAAAATTGGAGAAAATGCCTACGTTGCAGCAGGTTCTACAATAACAGAGGACGTGCCAGCAAATGCGCTTGCAATTGCACGCGAGAGGCAAACAAACAAAGAGGGCTGGGTACTGAGACGAAAACAGATGTATGAAAACAGGTAA
- a CDS encoding ribose-phosphate diphosphokinase translates to MITHGKEIKIFAGNSNRELAEEIAKKLNKKLGDAEIGRFSDGEISVKINETVRGADVFVVQSTCHPVNENLMELLIMIDAFKRASAGRITAVIPYYGYARQDRKARARDPITAKLVANLITSAGADRVLTMDLHAPQIQGFFDIPLDHLIGVPILAKYFLENVNLENAVVVSPDLGSVPRARNFATKLDLPLAIVDKRRPKANVAEIMNIIGDVKDKTAIMVDDMIDTAGTIVAAAQALMDYGAKEIYACCTHPVLSGPAVERIQNSPIKELIVLNTIPLPPEKRIDKIKVLSVADLFAEAINRIYEDVAISTLFDEYISTKPNR, encoded by the coding sequence GTGATAACACATGGCAAAGAAATAAAGATATTTGCTGGAAATTCTAACAGAGAATTAGCAGAAGAAATAGCCAAAAAGCTCAACAAAAAACTTGGCGATGCAGAAATAGGCAGGTTTTCAGACGGTGAGATTTCAGTTAAGATTAATGAAACTGTGCGTGGGGCGGATGTGTTTGTTGTTCAGTCAACATGCCACCCTGTCAATGAGAATCTCATGGAACTTTTAATTATGATTGACGCTTTTAAAAGAGCCTCAGCCGGAAGAATAACAGCTGTAATTCCTTACTATGGATATGCAAGACAAGATAGAAAAGCCCGAGCTCGTGACCCAATTACTGCAAAGCTTGTTGCAAACTTGATTACCTCTGCTGGTGCTGACAGGGTACTCACAATGGACCTTCATGCGCCACAGATTCAAGGATTTTTTGACATCCCTCTTGACCATTTGATTGGTGTTCCGATATTGGCAAAGTACTTCCTTGAAAATGTCAATCTTGAAAATGCTGTTGTTGTATCACCCGATTTAGGAAGTGTTCCAAGAGCTCGCAACTTTGCAACAAAGCTTGATTTGCCGCTTGCTATCGTGGACAAAAGACGCCCTAAGGCAAATGTGGCTGAGATAATGAACATTATTGGTGATGTGAAGGACAAGACTGCCATAATGGTTGATGATATGATAGACACAGCAGGGACAATTGTTGCAGCAGCACAGGCTCTCATGGACTATGGCGCAAAAGAGATTTATGCTTGCTGTACACACCCGGTTTTGTCTGGTCCTGCTGTTGAGAGAATCCAAAACTCGCCAATTAAAGAGCTGATTGTACTGAACACTATTCCTCTGCCACCTGAAAAGAGAATAGACAAAATTAAAGTGCTCTCTGTTGCTGACCTGTTTGCTGAGGCAATTAACCGAATATATGAAGATGTTGCAATTTCGACTTTGTTTGATGAATACATCAGCACAAAGCCAAATAGATAA
- the pth gene encoding aminoacyl-tRNA hydrolase, producing MDYIIAGLGNPGERYTFTRHNAGFLAIDYLAQAFNTKVDKIKFKGLTGSFEYADKKVLLLKPMTYMNSSGDSIVEAVNFYKVKPEKLIVIYDDIAFDVGVVKMRKKGSDGGHNGVKSIIQRLGTEEFPRIRIGIGVPKEDMVKYVLSEFEDYEKQKIFRAIEKAAQGIKILLESGIDRAMNYINGDVVV from the coding sequence TTGGATTACATCATTGCTGGGCTTGGGAATCCTGGAGAGAGATATACTTTTACACGCCACAATGCAGGGTTTTTGGCAATTGATTATTTAGCACAGGCTTTCAACACAAAAGTGGACAAAATAAAGTTCAAAGGACTTACTGGAAGTTTTGAGTATGCTGACAAGAAAGTACTTCTTTTAAAACCCATGACATACATGAACTCGAGTGGTGATAGTATTGTAGAGGCAGTAAACTTCTACAAAGTAAAGCCTGAAAAGCTAATTGTCATCTACGATGACATTGCATTTGATGTTGGAGTTGTTAAGATGAGAAAAAAAGGCTCAGATGGTGGGCACAACGGTGTAAAATCTATCATCCAGCGCCTTGGCACAGAAGAGTTTCCAAGAATTAGAATTGGTATTGGAGTGCCAAAGGAGGATATGGTAAAATATGTACTGTCAGAATTTGAAGATTATGAGAAACAGAAGATCTTCAGAGCTATTGAAAAGGCGGCACAAGGTATTAAGATTTTACTCGAAAGTGGCATTGACAGAGCTATGAACTATATAAATGGAGATGTGGTGGTGTAG